TCTTGTCCTCAAACTTACTACCTTCTCTATTGGAAAGTTTAATCTAACTAGTAATTACGTGCGATGTGcgtttttatgaattttgtagtgaatgttgaaatttattatcattattattattttaattatgaatcaTGCCAATTTATAAAGGActaaaaaaaccaatttttataattatttagtttgaaagatattgattattttaaaattatttacatttgTATTGTTTGTTGCTATTAttgaaatcttaattttaaaattatatcatTGTTTGttcatgaattaaaaaaaaatgttacttttaatttttttattaaaaaataaaatggtgtCGGTTACTCTTAAcataatagaatatatttattaaaagtataagaatGATTATTGAGCATACAAGGGGCtagttaatattattattatagtttCAAAGATTTTgttggtttgtttttttttgtttttttttttttaaatagaatttttcttttttaggttttatatgttaaaatcacactaaaaaattgatttgttggaaagaaaaaaaaaatattgtcatTATCAAAAATTTTTACACCAATTTTGATATTgtcttatatttaaaatggaaaatagaTATTTCTTAAAAAGAAGGTAAACTAGATACTTCacttataatttttaaagtaaaaccttaaaacacatttttctttttcaaaaacctCATAATTTTAAGTTCACATTAATATATCTCTAATTTTCTCAACTCGTCTCTTTATATCTCCTtatctaattttcttatgtCATATAGATATCTCaatcttttccattttttttctgtCGTTACTCACTATTCTAGTTGAAGATATGTATCTATGAATTAAATGAACTTGATTAGGGTGGAAtggattataaaaaaaaaagttaaaagaatataAGCACATTGCAATTAGATACAaataaattaagaagaaaagaaaattcacATTACTAGTTTCTCATTCTCCTCTTCCTCCTTTTACATCttcatgattaaaaaaaaaaaaaaaattgagttagtaagatttttataaaataaataaattaaaatagacCGACTCTAAAGTAATAAAATGGGATTATGGATGAGGAATGAgatagaatttaaaattaagaattgctaaattagaaataaaagaattaaatcaattctATATCATATTCCATTAAATTTCTAACCTCTCTCGCCATATCCCTATATCtgctaaaaaaatcttttatataAAAAGCAAACCTATAATGAGAAAATAGTCATCAATCGATCAAAATTCATTTTGCTCTCAGGTTTCGATTATcctttcaaacaaaatttattgCAACATTAAAACAATGAATAGATGACTAAGTAGATTGTAAAACCCAATTTATTTTTCCACtacttttcatttaaatttaaatctatCTCAAatattctatttgtttttttgtttcctctaatggaataacatcttcaagGCAAGCCTTTTACTTCAAAAACTTCCTCAAAACAATTTAGAGCgataaaataaatttcttaaaataaataaataaagaaagaaaaatgaatgatAACAATATCActtcattaatttagtaaaatgttttcctttgaaaaacaaaaaaatttagtcTCAATTATTTTCTTGAGAGATTTTGCTTTTGAATGTTTTGTGGAATTTGAAAAATTGCAATAAATGCATTGGCCaagtatttctttatttttataggTATATCACACACCCATACACTTATCATGGAAGAGTTGTCTTATCGTCATCAACCCAAATGCACATATGACCTACTATGTAGGTTGAAGGGTTGCTTAAATAATAGTCGTGTCCTCTTAACATCAACAAACACATGAACTACTACGTGGGTTGAAGAGCCACCTAAACAATTTGAAGAGTTATTGAGGGTAAGAAGGGAATTCTTAAAACTTGTAAGGGCAAAAAGGGAAGGCAAAAATAGCTCCTCTTTTAATATAGTATAAATATAGATATAGATTTGTGTTACATTGTTTTTACATTtctgttctttctttttttcactttaaattgaaaatatccTTGCATTCTCTTAAATGTTGATGAAAGGATTTTAAAACTTTGcttagaaatctatcattgaaaaTGATTTATGCTAACTGAACTTTGTCCTTTTGTTGGGACTTGTGTAGGGATCTACTTGCACCTTTACTGAATCCATATTGCGTAATTATGGCTTCCACACGGGCCTTTTCACTTCTCCTCACCTTATTGATATCCGAGAAAGATTTCGTTTGGATGGGTAACTATTCTGTATTCTGCATACTTTCGTTGTTCTTTTGTGGAAAAGTTGGTCTCTCAGGTAGCTAATACATCTGCGAagagctactttttttttttttttttttttaagtccaaataaattaaaaataaaaaggtaattttatttttcactgCTGCAATAGCATTGTCTAATTTTATTTCTGTACCAAGTGCCTCTACGTGCAATGCTTAAGCTCCTTTTCCATTTTGAAGTTGCATATTCTTGAATATCTTCTTGATAATTGACTATAAATAcgttttttttagaattattaaTTTGTTCTCTAACTTGTTGCAGCGTCGACATTAGTGAAGAGAAATTTTTAACCTATTTCTGGTGGTGTTATAATAGGTTAAAGGTATTTTACTAGTCAATCTGATTCAACTGTATTATATTTCTCAGACAACTTAAAATTTGCAAGCTGTAATGCTGTATTGATAGTTGAAGTGGTTTCATTTTAGATCTCTTGGATTACTATTTTCCTTGCTTTTTCTGAttctattcaattttattttcttcaggAAAAAACTAGTGAGGACGTACCAATGCCTCACTTGTTTCGCTTCCTTGCATTACTtgcattcaaaatattttcagatGAGCAGGTTTGAtgtttatttttagtttaatctttttctgGACAAGCTTTCTTTGATCAATTTATTAGGCGGATTAGAAAGATAATGTTTTATTGCCATCAATGAAGGTGGATGTAGCTATCTTGGAGGTTGGTTTGGGTGGAACTTTTGATGCTACCAATGTGGTATGCTCattatctttttatttaaataataaactatttcaaatataatttgtcCTTCATCTATTTTAGGAAGTAGAAACATCATATCAAGGTATAGCCATTTCATAGATTTTAATGTTTCAGGTCCAGGCACCCGTTGTGTGTGGTATAGCTTCTCTGGGTTATGACCACATGGAACTTCTTGGTTAGCCTTCGCTAAACCTTGAGATTTTTATGCCTAGAAAAGAAATGATAGTCAACTGTTTGCATTTACTTTGGCTTATGCATGAGCGTAGATGGTTTGTATCTTAATCGATAATGTTAGTATCTTCGTAGAACTCAAGGATGCAGCTGAACAACCTATAGAATAGATAACAGATCGTGATAATGTTAGGTATCTTCTACTTCTTGCAATCAAGAACTAGAAAAACACGCCTCCctaatcaatatatatattcaactagGAAAAAATACACCAAATTACAATGTCTTAAGATCAGCTTTAACAAGATGAAAGATAAAGAGCAAATGAAAGAAGATAACTCCCCGGGACATTCGGGAGTGCCGGAATACTCTCCTAAACCTCCGCCTTCAGCCAAATTTCCCACCCTCAAAATAGAGCCTTCAAACCCTACAAAAACCCTTGCATTGGCCCCCACTTGCCATGTAACTAACTCTACTACTCAGCTCATTATCAAGTGCAAATTCTCCTTCCTACCCCTTCTCTCTTGTTTTATCTGCATCTAATCCTTTTTCCACTTTCTATATTGTGCTTCGTCATTGTTTCTACTTGGAAAATGGAGAACTGCTTGAGATTGGAGACATTTGTATCAGTTATAGGTTTGTTACAAGCAGAGCCTAGCATGTCCATCAGTTATAAAGGTTTTCATTAGGTTGCACGTCCTAGACCACTCGTCCGAAGAAAAAAAGGTATATCAATTGCAAGGCTTTATTAGTTCCAAACACTTTCAAGCATCGTGTAGAATGTGTAAGCTAACTACCAGGTGCAAATAATAGTCCTGATTATGGAATGCTGTGTGCGTAGGATGTGAGGTCACTCAATTTTGGGATACtaggaaagaaaagagaaaagggaTGGGAGGTCACTCAATTTAGGGATACtaggaaagaaaagagaaaattactTATTTTGTCAACCTTGAACGAATGTGATAGTAAGGGTAAATAAATTAAGGTAATGAGTTCTTTGAGATGAAAATTTATTTACCATCAGTAATACATAATTcaattgaatttataatttgGCTACTATTTGTCCAAGTTTCGATGGTTTTATGGTAGATTCTAAAGTcatgatgttttttttaaattgttgatTTCATTCTGTTTTGAATTGTCTAAACAGGAAACACTCTTGGTGAGATAGCTTCAGAGAAAGCTGGTATCTTTAAGGTTTGCTTCAAACGACTTTTCCTCCAAGTATGAGCATATAGGaataatcaatttaatgtttGTTGTTGTCCTTTCACTTTGGTACAGCATGGGGCTCCAGCTTTTACGGTATTTCAACCTGATGAAGCCATGCGTGTGCTTAGAGATAAGGCTTCGCAGTTGGATGTATGTGCAGATATCTTCTTCATTCGTATAACCACCATAAGACCTGACCCTTCCCTTactgtttgaattttatttttcgaCACTTTATGAATATGCATTGTTCACACTACCTTATATTTGAAACAATGTCATGTTAGCTTCATACAATCTGAATTTTCTATTATTTGCTACACTACGTGTGAGTTTAAATTATTTGTTGTAATGATCTATGCTTTTTTACGTCTACATGACTACATGGCTGAAGCATGAAACTAGTAAACTATATGAATTTAGGCTGATTGGTAATCTACCAGTTAGGTAATATTTACAGTACAACCTTCCCTCAAAATGAATTGCAACAATTTTGCACATCACAGGTACAACTTACAACAGTGTCGCCATTGGATCCCGAGCTACTTCATGGTCGTAAACTTGGGCTTGAAGGTGAGCACCAATATCTAAATGCTGGTCTTGCTATTGCCCTATCCTCCACTTGGCTTCACAGGGCTGGTCATTCTGAACTGTCATATGTGGAGCAGAATGTAAGTTCGACATAGAGATTTGTCCTCAGTCTTTCATAACATTATCTTGTGTtttctaattcttttttttttttttaattgaaaaaaatattttgttgtcAGAGGTCTTTGCCTGAGCAGTTCATAGAAGGGCTTACCACTGCCAGCTTTGAAGGGCGAGCGCAGATTGTTCCTGATAAATACATTGATGTTGAATCCCCAGACGAtcttgttttttatttggaTGGAGCCCATAGTCCCGAGAGCATGGAGGCTTGCGGTAGATGGTTTTCTGCTGCAATAAGACATAACCAGCCAGGAAATTTAAATCAGTCGGAGGATAATGCTACATCTTCAAATAAACTTCAAGGATATGATAACGATGAAGCAAGGAAGAAATCTGTACAGGTAGACATCTACTTTAGATCAACTTTTCCAAGCTCATTTTATTGTTTGTCAAGAAAAAATGGATCATAAGTAACTAAATTAGATTGTTACAGTTCGAAAACCTATACAAATGGCATTGTTGGCCTGCAATCAATATATCAAAAAGTGGGAGATCAGGAACAATGAAAGTTTCCTTAGCTAACATTAACAAAACAGAAGCCCCCGGCATGATCTCCCTCGCCTTCAAAGTGTTACAGCGGTCTATTACTCTCACAGCACAAGAGATTCTAACTATGATTAAGAATTAAGTTTCAAATTCAGATAGGACCAATTGTTGTCTTCCTTTGGGGCAGTGTGGAGTTCCAGGACCATAATTCTTTCCAGTGGAGAAGTTGTTTAACAAGATGATCGACTCTTATTGATACTTCCTTTGAGTAAAAGTATAAGGGACAAAATTGTCCCATCTCTTTAACAGCTATATTGCAAGTAGATCTATGATATGTTTCAGCACTCCTTTCTAGTTCTAGAGTTCTACATTTCATAAAGAGAAGCATTTAACTCATAATTCATTTGTGTAACGCATCAACTTCTTTATATGCCTTTTAACCTAGTATTGTTGGACACTGTAGGTGCTATTGTTCAATTGTATGTCTGTGCGAGATCCACAATTGCTTCTCCCACCTCTGATCAAAATGTGCGCAAATAATGGTACGTATTTGTCAAACTGTTGGATCTGAAGAGTCAGGTGTTCTGGAGGGGTTCATACATAGTAATTTCTAGACATTGGGTTTTATTGACCGAGGATAAGGATATATATCTCAGAATTTAAAAGAGGGATCTATAATTTAGGTACTAAATATGACATTACTCGTATACAAATAAGTTTGCTTACATAATTCAGGTGTCAACTTCAAGAAAGCACTCTTTGTTCCAAATACATCAGTCTTTAACAAGGTTGGAACCCATGGTTTACCAGAAACAAATGGGCAAGTTGACCTTTCTTGGCAGTTCCATCTTCGAAGGGTATGGGAAAAGGAAAACACCATGCAATGTGTCAAAGGTACTGTTAGCTTATGCTAGTGATCTTTTTATGTAACCGAACTAATCTTTTTGAAGTGTTTGGAATTCTTTATCCTTCCCTAAACAGCTTATATACTTTGGCATATCAGGAAATGATTCTAAAGGGACTGGTGTTGTACTTCAAGAAGAAAGTGAAAAATCAGAAGTGGGTGGTAAGAATTGTGAGAATAGCACAGTGTTTTCTTCTCTCCCAATGGCTATTAAATGGCTCCGGGATAGTGTCTTGCAGCAGAATCGGTCCGTTCGACTTCAGGTAATTTCTTTTTGAGAAAATGGGTATATATTTTTGCTGAGGAGTTGAGGAAAATGATCCTATTGTTTTTTAGTGACATTGCAGACTTATTTGGGAATAGTAAATGCAAGTCAAACTACAATTGGTTTCTGTTCCATGTGGCTTAGATTATATACCATTATCCGCAATATAAGATTTTTTAGGCTAAAGGTATACTTTTACTAGCTAAAGCCTTTAAaacccattaaaaaaaaagaatggaaGTAAACTTTCGTTTTTCCGGGAAGATTCTAGGCATGTTCAAAATGAGCTATATGCTTAAAAAGCACTTTTTAGTACTTATAAATTCTTCTTTTAAGCACTTGAAGGGGCATTCCAAACTGACCCTTTTTTAGCATCAAACTTAGATAACAGCCTCGTGTAACGAGGAAACTTTCgtgttttctatttttcaggTTCTTGTAACTGGTTCCTTACATCTTGTGGGAGATGTGTTGAAATTAATCAAATGAAGGATGGGATCTGTTTGGTGTTAATTGCGATGGGACTAAGCTTTTGGTTGAGATTTTCTTGAACAAACAACATTTTTGTTTTATAGTTAGATCAGAAGACTTCAGGTAATGTTGGTGATGAGGGTTACATTTGTTCTCTTTCATTAATTATTCTTATGCTTCAGAACTGAGCAATAATgagaattttagaaatattcttAATGGATCATATTTCCAGGGTTCACTGTTTATAATATTCTTACATATTATATAATCATTATAATAGCTAATAGATTTACTGAACAAAaagattataa
This DNA window, taken from Benincasa hispida cultivar B227 chromosome 6, ASM972705v1, whole genome shotgun sequence, encodes the following:
- the LOC120079714 gene encoding folylpolyglutamate synthase isoform X1, which encodes MVEGNETLKDSRTAYEEALDALSLLIVNRRRCDKSGDRFELMFEYVKMLDLEESMLQMKVIHVAGTKGKGSTCTFTESILRNYGFHTGLFTSPHLIDIRERFRLDGVDISEEKFLTYFWWCYNRLKEKTSEDVPMPHLFRFLALLAFKIFSDEQVDVAILEVGLGGTFDATNVVQAPVVCGIASLGYDHMELLGNTLGEIASEKAGIFKHGAPAFTVFQPDEAMRVLRDKASQLDVQLTTVSPLDPELLHGRKLGLEGEHQYLNAGLAIALSSTWLHRAGHSELSYVEQNRSLPEQFIEGLTTASFEGRAQIVPDKYIDVESPDDLVFYLDGAHSPESMEACGRWFSAAIRHNQPGNLNQSEDNATSSNKLQGYDNDEARKKSVQVLLFNCMSVRDPQLLLPPLIKMCANNGVNFKKALFVPNTSVFNKVGTHGLPETNGQVDLSWQFHLRRVWEKENTMQCVKGNDSKGTGVVLQEESEKSEVGGKNCENSTVFSSLPMAIKWLRDSVLQQNRSVRLQVLVTGSLHLVGDVLKLIK
- the LOC120079714 gene encoding folylpolyglutamate synthase isoform X2 produces the protein MLDLEESMLQMKVIHVAGTKGKGSTCTFTESILRNYGFHTGLFTSPHLIDIRERFRLDGVDISEEKFLTYFWWCYNRLKEKTSEDVPMPHLFRFLALLAFKIFSDEQVDVAILEVGLGGTFDATNVVQAPVVCGIASLGYDHMELLGNTLGEIASEKAGIFKHGAPAFTVFQPDEAMRVLRDKASQLDVQLTTVSPLDPELLHGRKLGLEGEHQYLNAGLAIALSSTWLHRAGHSELSYVEQNRSLPEQFIEGLTTASFEGRAQIVPDKYIDVESPDDLVFYLDGAHSPESMEACGRWFSAAIRHNQPGNLNQSEDNATSSNKLQGYDNDEARKKSVQVLLFNCMSVRDPQLLLPPLIKMCANNGVNFKKALFVPNTSVFNKVGTHGLPETNGQVDLSWQFHLRRVWEKENTMQCVKGNDSKGTGVVLQEESEKSEVGGKNCENSTVFSSLPMAIKWLRDSVLQQNRSVRLQVLVTGSLHLVGDVLKLIK
- the LOC120079714 gene encoding folylpolyglutamate synthase isoform X3, coding for MPHLFRFLALLAFKIFSDEQVDVAILEVGLGGTFDATNVVQAPVVCGIASLGYDHMELLGNTLGEIASEKAGIFKHGAPAFTVFQPDEAMRVLRDKASQLDVQLTTVSPLDPELLHGRKLGLEGEHQYLNAGLAIALSSTWLHRAGHSELSYVEQNRSLPEQFIEGLTTASFEGRAQIVPDKYIDVESPDDLVFYLDGAHSPESMEACGRWFSAAIRHNQPGNLNQSEDNATSSNKLQGYDNDEARKKSVQVLLFNCMSVRDPQLLLPPLIKMCANNGVNFKKALFVPNTSVFNKVGTHGLPETNGQVDLSWQFHLRRVWEKENTMQCVKGNDSKGTGVVLQEESEKSEVGGKNCENSTVFSSLPMAIKWLRDSVLQQNRSVRLQVLVTGSLHLVGDVLKLIK